The genomic stretch ATTTTTGGCGAATTTTTTTTATAGGATTGTTCTTGCAGTTAAATCACTCTAAAACGTTACTAAATCTTCAATCTCATTAATTTTAATTATTCTATTTTTAATATTCTTTTATTGGACTAATCATGTTTTTTTAGTTATTTAATTGTTTTTTTGTTCTCTTTAATTATTTTACAGTTTAGGGGTTTACAGTCAATTTAAATAGAAAGTACTTACATAATTAATTATGATAATTATATTTGTAGGTGGTTGAATGAAAAGGTTGATCTACATCTTGGCAGTTGTTTTATTGGTGGTAATGGCCTCTGGTTGTACCAGTGACGAATGGGCGTCGAACAAAACATACTCTGGTAATGGGATAACTTTCACTTATCCCGGGACATGGAGCGAAAATGCAACAAAAACTGTGACTACTCCATCTGGCTCAAACAATCTTGTAGCACTTGGAAACAATGATGAAGGATTTGCTATTGGGAGTATAACTGCTTCTGGACTTGACACGGCAAGTATTCAGAATGTACTAAATCAACTGGTACAGGAATATCAAACACAAGGATATGGTTCCAGTAAATCTGTAACTGTGGATGGATCCACTGCAACCATGGTCACAACAACCAGCAAAGACTCTTCTGGTTACTACACTACCATAGCTTTCTGGGTGAAAAATACTACCCTTTACTATGCTGCTTACGTATCCACTAGTAACAGCACCCAAAACATGGAAAGAATACTTGGTAGCCTGAAAACAACTTAGAAACACTCAAATACTATTTTTCTTTTTTTAATTTCTTTAATTTGATACAAACAGGAGAACATTTTCATGGAAGCTGATGAACATCGTTTCATGGCTCAGGCAATTGCCGAAGCTAAAAAAAGTCTTAAAGAGGGAGGAATTCCCATAGGCGCGGTGTTGGTTGCTGATGGTGAAGTGGTGGGACGTGGTCATAATCGACTGCTTCAAAATGATTCAACTATCCTCCATGGGGAACTGGACTGTATTGAAAATGCGGGACGTCTTCGGGGAATAGATTATCAGAAATCCACTCTTTACACTACTTTATCTCCATGCACCATGTGTTCAGGGGCAATCATATTATACAATATTCACAGAGTGGTGATTGGAGAAAACACCACATTAATTGGTCCTGAAGAACTGCTAAGGGAAAATGGAGTGGAAGTTAAAGTCCTGGGTATCACTGAATGCAGGGAACTTTTAGAAAAGTACATTGAAGAAAATCCCCAGATATGGGAAGTTGAAATGGAAAGGGTTGGTTATTGCACGGATTAGAATATAATGAAAGTGTGTTTATTCTTAGTATTAAGTCTAATTTTCAGAAATTATTCAAATAAATCCATAACATAATATTTTTATATGTTCTTGCTTAATATTGGAATAATAAAAATGGAGGTTTTCTATGGATATTGGAGATTATTATTCTAAATCTTTCAAGGGATTTACAAAAAACCCTAAGCTCGCGCTTCCAACATTTTTAGGATATCTATTGATGTATGGAATCATCGCTATAATGGCAATAATATTAGTATTTGGAGTGTTAGGCACAGAATTTTTGACAAATATCACCACTGGCACTATCAACCCTAGTTCAATTGATTACACAAATTTAATATGGTTTATGTTACTTTTATATGGAGTTATGGTAATTGTCGGGCTTATTGTTTCCAGCTATATGAGTGC from Methanobacterium sp. Maddingley MBC34 encodes the following:
- a CDS encoding cytosine/adenosine deaminase (PFAM: Cytidine and deoxycytidylate deaminase zinc-binding region); its protein translation is MEADEHRFMAQAIAEAKKSLKEGGIPIGAVLVADGEVVGRGHNRLLQNDSTILHGELDCIENAGRLRGIDYQKSTLYTTLSPCTMCSGAIILYNIHRVVIGENTTLIGPEELLRENGVEVKVLGITECRELLEKYIEENPQIWEVEMERVGYCTD